In one Pseudomonadales bacterium genomic region, the following are encoded:
- a CDS encoding molybdenum cofactor guanylyltransferase, which translates to MNECLGVVLAGGLSSRMGEDKAHLQRIDQQSMLDYTADQLKRLGLPTVYSGQVEHGGVADVIAEAGPVGGIYSILQRHQSDELLIVPVDMPLLDSQALRYLLETGRRQHCAVFYENSYLPLYLPVSAALMAHLNALFETLDPAAGKKVFSIRNLLSKVPYLEVPVAQTEQLFNTNTPKEWQEAMEQLERQGKTAGVNQ; encoded by the coding sequence ATGAATGAATGCCTTGGTGTCGTGCTGGCTGGAGGCCTTTCATCCCGGATGGGAGAAGATAAAGCCCATTTGCAGCGAATAGATCAGCAGAGCATGCTGGATTACACCGCTGACCAGCTTAAACGGCTAGGGCTGCCCACGGTATACAGTGGGCAGGTTGAACATGGCGGTGTTGCCGATGTGATTGCCGAAGCGGGGCCGGTTGGGGGGATATACAGTATTCTGCAACGGCATCAAAGTGATGAACTGTTAATTGTTCCTGTTGATATGCCGCTGCTCGATTCGCAGGCATTACGCTATTTGCTGGAGACAGGTAGAAGACAGCATTGTGCTGTTTTTTACGAGAACAGCTATTTACCGCTTTATTTACCGGTTTCAGCGGCATTAATGGCACATTTGAATGCCCTGTTTGAAACCCTGGATCCCGCTGCCGGGAAAAAAGTGTTCTCAATCAGAAATCTGTTATCAAAAGTTCCCTATCTTGAAGTTCCTGTAGCGCAAACGGAGCAATTGTTTAATACCAATACACCGAAGGAATGGCAGGAGGCAATGGAACAGCTGGAGCGCCAGGGCAAAACAGCGGGAGTTAATCAGTAA
- the moaA gene encoding GTP 3',8-cyclase MoaA: MKTPTDKKSALVDPFGRVVNYVRMSVTDRCDFRCIYCMAEDMTFLPRERLLTLEEMAFLGRAFVELGVNKIRLTGGEPLVRRNVISLVQDLGQLNGLNELLITTNGSQLPDMANQLADAGINRINVSLDSLKPERFKSLTRTGKLERVLKGIECARQAGIERIKLNAVIVRNKNDDEIIDLINYARERHLDISFIEEMPLGDIGSRDRLKSMVTSQEIRDKISQHYNLISSAETSAGPSRYYRMPDSDIRIGFISPNSHNFCESCNRVRVTCEGRLLLCLGNEHSYDLKTVMRHHPGDMDILKNTIIEAITLKPERHYFHDDDKPQIVRFMNSTGG; the protein is encoded by the coding sequence TTGAAAACACCAACTGACAAAAAATCGGCACTGGTCGACCCCTTCGGGAGGGTCGTCAATTACGTGCGCATGTCCGTCACTGACCGCTGTGATTTCCGCTGTATTTACTGTATGGCAGAAGACATGACCTTCCTGCCCAGGGAACGGCTCTTAACACTGGAAGAAATGGCTTTCCTTGGCCGGGCGTTTGTTGAACTGGGTGTTAACAAAATTCGACTGACTGGTGGTGAACCACTGGTCAGGCGCAATGTTATTTCATTGGTGCAAGATCTGGGTCAGCTCAACGGTTTGAATGAACTTCTGATCACTACCAATGGTTCGCAATTGCCCGATATGGCAAATCAGCTGGCAGACGCCGGTATTAACCGTATCAATGTGAGCCTTGATTCCCTGAAACCTGAACGCTTTAAATCACTTACCCGGACAGGCAAGCTGGAAAGGGTTTTAAAGGGGATAGAGTGCGCCCGGCAGGCTGGCATTGAGAGAATCAAACTCAATGCCGTGATTGTACGAAACAAGAATGATGATGAAATCATCGACCTGATAAACTATGCCAGAGAACGGCATCTGGATATCAGCTTTATCGAAGAGATGCCACTCGGAGATATTGGCAGCCGTGACAGACTAAAGTCCATGGTTACCAGCCAGGAAATTCGCGACAAAATCAGCCAACACTACAACCTGATCTCATCCGCCGAAACGTCTGCCGGACCTTCGCGCTACTATCGCATGCCGGACAGTGATATCCGTATCGGCTTTATCTCGCCAAACAGCCACAATTTCTGCGAAAGCTGCAATCGCGTGCGGGTTACCTGTGAGGGCCGACTACTGCTTTGCCTGGGCAATGAGCACTCTTACGACCTGAAAACAGTTATGCGTCATCACCCCGGCGATATGGATATTCTCAAGAACACCATTATTGAGGCCATCACCCTGAAGCCGGAGCGCCATTACTTTCACGATGATGACAAGCCACAGATTGTAAGATTCATGAACTCCACAGGTGGCTAA
- a CDS encoding HesA/MoeB/ThiF family protein yields the protein MISSEELKRYSRHLLLDDIGEAGQQKLAKSRVLVIGLGGLGSPVTMYLAAAGVGKLLIADGDRLDVTNLQRQIMFDTKGVGELKAELAEQRISGLNPMVDLEVIDQQLTEDELVEYVPEVDLVLDCSDNLDTRRAVNRVCRQNSVPLVAAAAIRWEGHLMVFDFRQPTTPCYECLYPLGGAEPVLNCSTSGVVGPVLGILGSMQALEAIKLLLGMTSDINGQLKIFDGKHHQWNSFAITRKQGCPVCMGSSGI from the coding sequence ATGATCAGCAGTGAAGAGCTCAAACGTTATAGTCGTCACCTGTTGCTGGATGACATTGGCGAAGCGGGGCAACAGAAACTGGCAAAATCCAGAGTGCTGGTTATTGGTCTGGGTGGTCTTGGCTCTCCGGTAACGATGTATCTGGCGGCAGCCGGGGTCGGGAAATTGTTGATCGCTGATGGTGATCGTCTGGATGTTACCAACCTGCAACGCCAGATAATGTTTGATACGAAAGGTGTTGGCGAGCTGAAAGCGGAGCTGGCCGAGCAACGAATTTCTGGGCTTAATCCCATGGTCGATCTGGAGGTGATTGACCAGCAGCTAACCGAAGACGAACTGGTTGAATATGTGCCTGAAGTCGATCTGGTGTTGGATTGCAGTGATAACCTGGATACCCGACGGGCAGTGAACCGGGTTTGTCGGCAAAACAGTGTGCCGTTAGTGGCTGCTGCTGCGATTCGCTGGGAAGGGCATTTGATGGTTTTTGATTTTCGGCAGCCAACGACTCCCTGTTACGAGTGCTTGTATCCGCTAGGAGGTGCAGAGCCCGTTCTTAATTGCAGCACCAGCGGGGTAGTTGGCCCCGTACTGGGAATTCTGGGTTCCATGCAGGCTCTCGAGGCCATTAAGCTGTTATTGGGTATGACTAGCGATATTAACGGGCAGTTGAAGATATTTGATGGCAAGCACCATCAATGGAATTCTTTTGCTATTACGCGAAAGCAGGGTTGCCCGGTTTGCATGGGCTCTTCGGGTATTTAG